The genome window AGACAAGAGTGCCAGCCTCAGGCAGAAGGCCCACGCTGGGAGATGTGGGCACCAGAAACCGGATGGCAGGGGTTAAGCACTCAGAGACCAACAAGGGGCCTGGTGTTGGGGAGGCAAGAAATGAGGGAATGGGGTCTGAGACAAGAGTGGGAAAAAACAGTGAGGTTTCAGAGGTGATTGACACAGGTTTCAAATGGGTGATAAGGATGAGGAAATAACACACAAGGGGAAGCCAAGAGAAGCCTGAGGGGAGGAAGGATGAGGGGCTCTGCTGTGGTCAGGGGAAGGCTCCAGAACCCCAGGTGGAAGTGGGGGCTGTGGCCAGGAAAGCAAGGAGCCACAGGCTCCCGGTATGTCCTTGCTGGAGCAGTGGTGGTGGGTGTCATGTGCTGAGGACAAAGCCTGGGCTGGGCACGGGAAGACTGACGGGGCCTGTGAACAAGCAGGTCCGGCTGCTGGGGGAGAGCCGTCCACAGGTGCAGGGGATCCCTGGGCGAGAGGCCTCTCCTggcaggggagaagggagggcagaTCTGGAAGAAGAAGAACTGAGTGGAGATGCTCATGGCATCAGGCACCCCTCTGAGATTGGCAAGGAGATGAGAACCAGTTTTAGGATGAAAGAAAGCTGGGCATGTGTTCAAGCAGAAGgggagaagccaggcagagaacaggaaggagggaaggtgCCAGACAGTGGGTGCAGGCTGCCAGGGCAGGCGTctggggaaggcagaggggagACCCCAAGGAGTGTTCAGAAGGGCTGCGGTGGAGGAGGGACGGCCAAAGTATTCAAGTGTGAAACCCGGCCAGTGTCACCTGCACAGAGCAGGCAGAGCGGGTCTGAACATGAGAGTTCACCAAGGAGGACAAGATGGTCCCACCGGGCGGGCCAGTGTCCCTGAAATGGGCACAGCCACACTGCCAGGGAGGTCACAACTCCCAACACCCAAAGCATGGTCCCatggttaagagcatgggctgTGGAGCTAATCTGCCTGGTTCAAGTTCCAGCACTGCCGCTTACTCAAGTTCCAGCACTGCCGCTTACTGTAGATTCCTTATCAAAAAAAGAATAGTATCTGCTCTAAAGAGTTAGGCAGAATTGAGTTGATATTTACATGACCTTCAAGCTGTTAACAGACTACCTTCCTGACCATGTGTATCAGGGACCTCAAAAATATACCTATCTTTTGACTTTGTAATCCTGCCCTTAAGAATCTAATCCTAAGAAAAtgagaacacagagaaagactTACGTGTAACAATATTCATCACAGTGTTAGGTGGGATTATCAGAAAATGGTTAAGTAAATTACAGTGCACCTATATGCTGAAATGTTAGGTAGTTTTAAAAAGCCATGTTAATGATGGGCCTTTGACAGCATAGGAAAGGGTTCTGGGatgttagttaaaaaaaaaaaaaaaaaaaaaaaggcaggtaaCAGTATTGCACATACTCAACTTTGAAAATATAGATGTAGAAAAACACAGGAAGGAAATACGGTAACACTGTTAATGGTGGCTATCTCTGGGTCCTGGCATTGtaactcattattttctttttcgtatctttctgtattttctacagTGGAAGCCTAATTCTCATATTAGCAAAACCAATACTAAGATTGCAAGCAGCAGTGCTTAGGATGGAGTGCTGGTTTGCGGTGTTAGGGGGAGTGGGCAGAGCATGGCAGAGGCCCGCTGCAGACGAGGGCATGCACGGGAGGGTCCAGGACACAGCAAGGGCCTGGCAGCCACACAGGGTCCCCATCCACGTCCAGGACAGAGCACACCCAGCCAGCTCTCACCCTCCAGCTCCTCCAGCTGCACCTCCCGCAGGCTCTCCTTGCCCAGTGCCCGGGCCACTTCTTCACACTGGCACCGCCGCAGTGGATACTCACTGGAGCCCAGTGAGTGGCGGACATTGGAGTTGGTGATGAGCACAGCCAGCTTGGGGTCCAAAAGTGGCACCAGGCTAGTCTCCAGGGATCTGGGATGGAGTTAGAGTGGGGAGGTGACAAGGCCAAGTGTCTGCTTGCCATGCCAAGCAGCGGGCATGCTCCACCCAGCTCCTGATGAGATGGGAGGTACAAGGGGAGCCCCTGACCTGCAGTCAATGAGCAGCGCATGGCCTTTCTGCCCCAGCAGTGCGATGAGCTGGTCCATGATGCCACAGGGAACCCCTGCGAAGCTGTGCTCGGCCCTCTGACACACCTGCGCCCGGGCAGTTACTGCCCCTGAGTCTGTGGCACAGAGTAAAGTGGGAGGCTGGGGCCCAGGGGGTGGGCAGTGGGAGCAGCGGTGCTCTAGTAACACTCTGGGGAGGCCCCACCCCGGCCCTCCTCCTGAAGCCACAGTAGGCAGAGAAGCTGACCACAGGAGACCTCAGGGAAGGAGGGCTGGGTTGGGAGCCGGGGTCTAAGGTACCTGGGCAGAGCTGCTGCAGGAAGGTATATGTGGCCACTTCCAGAGATGCTGAGCTGGAGAGCCCACCCCCCAGGGGCACTGAGCTGACCACCACTGCGCTGAAGCCAGGGAGGGGGCCAGCTATAGGGAAAGAATGGGAGATGGTAAGATGGGCTGTCCAAGCGGATAAGCACAGGAAGGGCATATAGTTTGGTATAAAAGGAGGCAACTGCCTGGCAGCTGCTTCCAGGGATGAGTCTGAATTATCAGAGGCCACCAACCTGCTGGACCAAGGGGTCTATACCCTCCATCCTCCTACCCTAAGGTTCCTGGGACATAGTCTTCCTAGTTCTCCATCTGGTTTATGGCTCTGGAGGCCAACAGGCTAAGGTCTGAATACTGGCTCCATCAATCATGTAATGGGCAACCTAGGGCAAGTTCTGGAACCTTTGGGGCTTCAGTTTCTCACCTGTACAGTGGGGATGCTCTACCCTGCAAGACTGCCTCACAGTGGATTAGCTAACAAGCTCTGGGCTGAGAGATGGCACTCCTGGCACCAACATGAACTTGACCCGGGCCTGGGTCCCATACCTGGGTAATGCTGAATCACTCCCTTGACATAGTTGGCCCAGTGGGGGGTCCCGGGCTCCAGCGACCGCTGGGCTGTGGGCAGTGGGAACTGCAGCCGTCGGGGCTCGTCGGCATCCTCAGACGTGGTGAGGAGGGAGACCAGTCCATCAGCCCGGGGGCTGCCCACCAGCACAGTCACAAGGTCCAGCGCCTAGCAGGAGAGGCAAGGCGTAT of Manis javanica isolate MJ-LG chromosome 4, MJ_LKY, whole genome shotgun sequence contains these proteins:
- the GALK1 gene encoding galactokinase isoform X1, which gives rise to MAAWRRPQAGDLLAEARRAFREEFGAEPELAVSAPGRVNLIGEHTDYNQGLVLPMALDLVTVLVGSPRADGLVSLLTTSEDADEPRRLQFPLPTAQRSLEPGTPHWANYVKGVIQHYPAGPLPGFSAVVVSSVPLGGGLSSSASLEVATYTFLQQLCPDSGAVTARAQVCQRAEHSFAGVPCGIMDQLIALLGQKGHALLIDCRSLETSLVPLLDPKLAVLITNSNVRHSLGSSEYPLRRCQCEEVARALGKESLREVQLEELEAGRELVSKEGFQRARHVVGEIRRTAQAAAALNRGDYKAFGRLMVESHNSLRDDYEVSCPELDQLVEAALSVPGVYGSRMTGGGFGGCTVTLLEASATAQAMQHIQEQYNGTATFYLSQAADGAKVLHW